The following coding sequences are from one Deinococcus betulae window:
- a CDS encoding S8 family serine peptidase, producing the protein MNFKGGNGKGVTIHILDTASGPGRADPFVMAEPVNYYNEIYKGRPYHGSVAGMIAGTLAPNAAISYKPVCDRDGQCSTLKTAQALCAVVAEAKRSGRHVVNLSVGGPYPTVGLQLALREVAAAGVPTAAAYGNRDDCAGLVKGDRCHHFPADWSSEFQLAAARPAGTMLYSVAGWDIATKQMATYNRGVGNPGVTTLPPSVQAPGEFWMGGLPYFGSSFAAPVVSGVLANWMSCRAGVPLLPLLNTPGQLPLPLAILSACP; encoded by the coding sequence ATGAATTTCAAAGGCGGCAACGGCAAGGGCGTGACCATCCACATTCTCGACACTGCCAGCGGTCCAGGCCGCGCCGACCCCTTCGTCATGGCCGAGCCGGTCAACTACTACAACGAGATTTACAAAGGCCGCCCGTACCACGGCAGCGTGGCGGGCATGATTGCAGGCACTCTGGCTCCTAATGCAGCCATCAGCTACAAGCCCGTGTGCGACCGCGACGGCCAATGCTCGACCCTTAAAACCGCGCAGGCTCTGTGCGCCGTGGTGGCTGAAGCCAAACGCAGCGGGCGTCATGTGGTGAATCTCAGTGTGGGTGGGCCCTACCCAACAGTGGGTTTGCAGCTGGCCCTGCGGGAGGTAGCGGCGGCTGGGGTGCCTACTGCGGCGGCTTATGGCAACCGCGACGACTGCGCTGGGCTGGTCAAGGGTGACCGCTGCCATCACTTTCCGGCTGACTGGAGCAGTGAGTTCCAGCTGGCTGCTGCTCGGCCCGCTGGCACCATGCTCTACAGCGTGGCCGGCTGGGATATCGCCACGAAACAGATGGCGACCTACAACCGGGGCGTGGGCAATCCTGGCGTGACCACCCTGCCACCCAGCGTGCAGGCGCCCGGCGAGTTCTGGATGGGCGGCCTGCCCTACTTCGGCAGCAGCTTTGCCGCGCCTGTCGTCAGCGGCGTCCTGGCCAACTGGATGAGCTGCCGCGCTGGGGTGCCGCTGCTGCCGCTGCTGAACACGCCAGGGCAACTCCCACTGCCGCTGGCCATCCTGAGCGCCTGCCCGTAA
- a CDS encoding DNA gyrase subunit B, with protein MTKTDDTLHDSPVEEITTTNRPDAEYNASHISMLEGMDAVRKRPGMYVQGGTGVDGYHQLLTEIIDNGIDEGLAGFATEIHITMHANGSATVTDNGRGIPVDIMESKGRPAIEVIFSELHAGGKFGQGAYKVSGGLHGVGSTVVNALSTFLDVTVNKHGQLHNIRFEKGVLVKPLTVDGDTPPTVTWATSVTFHPDPAIFKEFDNQFNYDRIRNRLRELGYLTGLRIVITDERTELHAGQVKQEIFHEKGGIANFARALVTDDTKLLYDQPIVMTGNHSGVNVKVAFIHANTYASDNILTYANMIRTRDGGTPLTGFKTAYTRILNKYAKDKNLIKSGNPTPSGDDLLEGIYCVVSVEVEDPQFESQAKVKLLNSEAQTAVNAVVGEKFAEFLEENPKVGKTIVEKAAEAARAREAARKARDIVRRSNPLENDDLPGKLADCSSQDPSESELFIVEGISAGGSAKGGRERRFQAILPLRGKILNVEKAELNKILKNAEIRALIGAIGAGVEGTGDRMHFDLSNLRYHKIIIMTDADMDGGHIATLLLTFFYRYMRPVVESGYLYIAQPPLYRIMVGREKKGTYLYTNEELKVHVARANKEGKKYDIQRFKGLGEMNADQLWDTTMNPETRALKRVGIEDLIVANEVFENLMGSEVAPRKTFIQENARFAEISV; from the coding sequence ATGACCAAAACCGATGACACCCTCCACGACTCGCCCGTCGAAGAGATCACCACGACCAACCGTCCCGACGCCGAATACAACGCCAGTCACATCAGCATGCTTGAAGGCATGGACGCGGTGCGTAAGCGCCCTGGCATGTACGTCCAGGGCGGCACAGGGGTGGACGGCTACCACCAGCTCCTGACCGAAATCATTGACAACGGGATTGACGAAGGGCTTGCCGGCTTCGCCACCGAAATTCACATCACCATGCACGCCAACGGGTCTGCCACGGTCACCGACAACGGGCGCGGGATTCCTGTTGACATCATGGAGAGCAAGGGCCGCCCCGCTATCGAAGTGATCTTTTCCGAGCTGCATGCGGGCGGGAAGTTCGGCCAGGGGGCATATAAGGTCTCTGGCGGCCTGCACGGCGTCGGCTCGACGGTCGTGAACGCCCTGAGTACCTTCCTCGACGTGACCGTTAACAAACACGGCCAGCTCCACAACATCCGCTTTGAAAAGGGCGTGCTGGTCAAGCCCCTGACGGTTGACGGTGACACCCCCCCCACGGTCACGTGGGCCACCAGCGTCACGTTTCACCCGGACCCCGCCATCTTCAAGGAGTTCGACAATCAGTTCAACTATGACCGCATTCGCAACCGCCTGCGCGAACTGGGGTACCTGACTGGGCTGAGAATTGTCATTACCGACGAACGCACCGAACTGCACGCCGGACAGGTCAAGCAGGAGATCTTCCATGAGAAGGGCGGTATCGCCAATTTCGCCCGCGCCCTGGTGACCGACGACACCAAACTGCTGTATGACCAGCCCATCGTCATGACGGGCAACCACAGCGGCGTGAACGTCAAAGTCGCGTTCATTCACGCGAACACCTACGCCAGCGACAACATCCTGACCTACGCGAACATGATTCGCACCCGCGACGGCGGCACCCCGCTGACCGGCTTCAAGACGGCGTACACCCGCATCCTGAACAAGTACGCCAAAGACAAGAACCTCATCAAGAGCGGCAACCCCACGCCCAGCGGCGACGACCTGCTGGAAGGGATTTACTGTGTGGTTAGCGTTGAGGTGGAAGACCCGCAGTTTGAGTCGCAGGCCAAGGTCAAGCTGCTGAACAGCGAGGCGCAAACGGCCGTGAACGCTGTGGTGGGCGAGAAGTTTGCCGAATTCCTGGAGGAAAACCCCAAGGTCGGCAAGACCATCGTGGAAAAGGCTGCTGAAGCCGCCCGCGCCCGCGAAGCTGCGCGCAAGGCCCGCGATATCGTGCGCCGCAGCAACCCGCTGGAAAACGACGACCTCCCCGGCAAGCTGGCCGACTGCTCGTCGCAGGACCCCAGCGAATCCGAGCTGTTTATCGTGGAAGGCATTTCGGCTGGCGGTTCAGCGAAAGGTGGCCGCGAGCGCCGTTTCCAGGCCATTCTGCCCCTGCGCGGCAAGATTCTGAACGTCGAAAAGGCCGAGCTGAACAAGATTCTGAAGAACGCTGAAATCCGCGCGCTCATTGGGGCGATTGGCGCCGGCGTGGAAGGCACGGGCGACCGGATGCACTTTGACCTGTCCAATCTGCGCTACCACAAGATCATCATCATGACCGACGCGGACATGGACGGCGGGCACATCGCCACGTTGCTGCTGACGTTCTTCTACCGCTACATGCGCCCGGTGGTGGAGTCGGGGTACCTCTACATCGCCCAGCCGCCTCTGTACCGCATCATGGTGGGCCGCGAGAAGAAAGGCACGTACCTCTACACCAACGAGGAACTGAAGGTGCATGTGGCCCGCGCCAACAAGGAAGGCAAGAAGTACGACATCCAGCGCTTCAAGGGGCTGGGCGAGATGAACGCCGACCAGCTGTGGGACACCACCATGAACCCTGAAACCCGCGCCCTGAAGCGCGTGGGCATTGAGGACCTGATTGTGGCCAACGAGGTCTTCGAGAACCTGATGGGCAGCGAGGTGGCCCCCCGTAAGACCTTTATTCAGGAAAACGCGAGGTTTGCCGAAATCAGCGTGTAA
- a CDS encoding vWA domain-containing protein — translation MLRIALLSASLLASAASAQEVACALPQAPLPTRTRAVFVLDTSGSMRGIGDGRADIFERVKASIGAYVRSQQPDQVELMTFDSGLRSRRTFTRPAGTPAWNAALGGLQADGENTYLYRSLRDALAPLSAAGGAVTQVFVLTDGRDNDTRAAGQAVSPQAALAAFQGRGVLDRLTYIALGTDIPPEAQAAVRASAYASGLTVPVGEVPALTAAGLEGGLRVAGSDGTLSSPFPAGTPLTVAGAELRSSAGALTLTDLRPGRAALLCAPPAAGSGWLAPRPRRVLVRAELPAGALRWLNPGAARQLRAGDDLVLRYRAAPGLNPAAATLGGLGEGVRGSLDARPGAREFAVRLTGLRVQPGQTFVPTLTFPGSPPLALPELVGAAGGRVPPEPVGSSPPATPARAVPAPSAVSLLVGALVAALLVLAALSLRRPAAPRARLRPSAPPAVEGITYREDRTLSLVSASGDVTGVPTPLGGPFDLGQLSSVPHLSGLRAEQHRAGLRILRVPPDLEVSQGARLVQPGDVIRPGTLLGVAVARPARAPHPTLGELTGLGLPLALHTAGPTLRVRGPYGEHALTLHAPVTDLGRVLRAPALEDLTVSLSGRELLLLRVPAHLQVRAAGEAQPLLGGAALPAHAVVDFLAG, via the coding sequence ATGCTCCGCATAGCCCTGCTGTCTGCCTCATTGCTGGCCAGCGCCGCCAGCGCGCAGGAGGTGGCGTGCGCGCTGCCTCAGGCGCCGCTGCCGACCCGGACGCGGGCTGTCTTTGTGCTGGACACCAGCGGCAGCATGCGTGGTATCGGAGACGGGCGGGCCGACATCTTCGAGCGGGTCAAGGCCAGTATCGGGGCGTACGTACGTTCGCAGCAGCCGGACCAGGTGGAACTGATGACCTTCGATTCAGGTCTGCGCTCGCGCCGCACCTTCACGCGCCCTGCAGGCACCCCGGCGTGGAATGCGGCGCTGGGTGGCCTGCAGGCCGACGGCGAGAACACCTATCTCTACCGCAGCCTGCGTGACGCCCTGGCGCCCCTGTCGGCAGCAGGCGGCGCGGTCACGCAAGTGTTCGTGCTCACCGACGGCCGCGACAACGACACCCGGGCGGCAGGTCAGGCGGTCAGTCCCCAGGCCGCGCTGGCGGCGTTTCAGGGACGCGGCGTCCTGGACCGCCTGACCTACATTGCGCTGGGCACCGATATTCCCCCCGAAGCCCAGGCCGCTGTGCGCGCCAGTGCCTACGCCAGCGGCCTGACTGTGCCGGTGGGCGAGGTGCCGGCCCTGACCGCTGCGGGCCTGGAAGGCGGGCTGAGGGTGGCCGGCAGTGATGGCACCCTCTCCAGTCCCTTTCCGGCGGGCACACCACTGACGGTGGCGGGCGCGGAGCTGCGCAGTAGCGCTGGCGCCCTGACCCTGACCGACCTGCGCCCAGGCCGAGCGGCGCTGCTGTGTGCGCCGCCGGCCGCTGGCTCCGGCTGGCTGGCCCCCCGGCCCCGGCGGGTGCTCGTGCGCGCCGAATTGCCGGCCGGGGCCCTGCGCTGGTTGAACCCTGGCGCGGCGCGGCAACTGCGGGCGGGCGACGACCTGGTGCTGCGATACCGCGCGGCGCCGGGCCTGAATCCGGCGGCGGCCACGCTAGGCGGCCTGGGAGAAGGCGTACGCGGCAGCCTGGACGCGCGGCCCGGCGCGCGGGAATTTGCGGTGCGCCTAACTGGCCTCAGGGTCCAGCCAGGTCAGACGTTCGTTCCCACCCTGACCTTTCCGGGGTCGCCTCCTCTGGCGCTGCCTGAACTGGTGGGGGCGGCGGGGGGCCGGGTGCCGCCTGAGCCGGTCGGGTCATCGCCGCCGGCCACACCGGCCCGCGCGGTGCCGGCGCCCTCGGCGGTGTCGCTGCTGGTAGGGGCGTTGGTGGCCGCGCTCCTGGTTCTGGCGGCCCTCAGTCTGCGCCGCCCTGCCGCGCCGCGCGCCCGTCTGCGCCCCAGTGCGCCGCCCGCCGTTGAGGGCATTACCTACCGCGAGGACCGTACGCTCTCGCTGGTGTCGGCCAGCGGGGACGTAACGGGGGTGCCCACGCCTCTGGGCGGCCCCTTCGATCTGGGGCAACTGTCCAGCGTGCCGCACCTCAGCGGCCTGCGCGCCGAGCAGCACCGCGCCGGCCTGCGGATTTTGCGCGTGCCGCCGGACCTGGAAGTCAGCCAGGGGGCGCGGCTGGTGCAGCCGGGCGACGTGATTCGGCCGGGCACGCTGCTGGGGGTGGCGGTGGCCCGCCCGGCACGCGCGCCTCATCCCACCCTGGGTGAACTGACCGGTCTGGGGCTGCCGCTGGCGCTGCACACCGCCGGGCCCACCTTGCGGGTGCGCGGGCCTTACGGCGAACACGCCCTGACCCTGCACGCGCCGGTCACCGACCTGGGCCGCGTGCTGCGGGCGCCCGCCCTGGAAGACCTGACGGTCAGCCTCAGTGGGCGCGAACTGCTGCTGCTGCGCGTCCCGGCCCACCTTCAGGTGCGGGCTGCGGGCGAGGCCCAGCCCCTGCTCGGCGGAGCGGCGCTGCCGGCCCACGCGGTCGTGGACTTCCTGGCCGGCTGA
- a CDS encoding LysM peptidoglycan-binding domain-containing protein, giving the protein MSLGSGLALTPPTVTVKSGDTLYKIASRAGLSVVQLQQLNGLTGTTIRAGQVLRVRAVTSSAPNYTVRAGDTLRRIAARAGVSVAALKAANGLRGDALQRGQRLSVPPAARPAPRPTTEVRTVYSYIWVGVKDTPQALAARYRLSLDGLRRLNGLGTYRAVVPGKKLLVPMRVPVPIPPRPQRQPVTFKRLKPLNVPVQIANVDLRWRDVLVAPVLPSRRLTFSTGARVGDLARRSGARVLVNGSYFHPQSYAPAGDIVTQGRLLTWGRIPQALTITPDNRAAFRVSAVAALGRPLDTSWAGLETVVATGPRILSSGQVVTRYSTVFRDPALFGRAARSAVGLIGNRDLVFVSTHARLTTTEMGKVMTRLGVRDALLLDGGSSAGIAWNGRAVLDSVRKVSYGIGVFTEYAGRRYVK; this is encoded by the coding sequence GTGAGTCTGGGTTCCGGCCTGGCCCTCACGCCGCCCACTGTGACCGTCAAATCGGGTGACACCCTGTATAAGATCGCCAGCCGTGCGGGTCTGAGTGTGGTTCAGCTTCAGCAACTCAATGGCTTGACCGGCACAACCATCCGCGCCGGTCAGGTGCTGCGCGTGCGTGCGGTGACCTCATCTGCCCCCAATTACACCGTCCGGGCCGGCGATACCCTCCGCCGGATTGCGGCGCGGGCCGGGGTGTCGGTTGCGGCGCTCAAGGCCGCCAACGGGCTGCGCGGCGACGCCCTGCAACGGGGCCAGCGCCTGTCTGTGCCGCCGGCTGCCCGCCCAGCGCCGCGCCCCACCACTGAGGTCCGCACGGTGTATAGCTACATCTGGGTGGGCGTTAAAGACACGCCGCAGGCGCTGGCGGCCCGCTACCGCCTGAGTCTGGACGGGCTGCGGCGTCTGAACGGCCTGGGCACCTACCGCGCCGTCGTGCCGGGCAAGAAGCTGCTGGTGCCTATGCGGGTGCCGGTGCCTATTCCGCCCCGGCCGCAGCGCCAGCCAGTGACCTTCAAACGGCTGAAGCCCCTGAACGTGCCCGTGCAGATTGCCAATGTGGACCTGCGCTGGCGCGACGTGCTGGTGGCCCCGGTGCTGCCGTCCCGCCGCCTGACCTTCAGCACGGGGGCGCGAGTAGGCGACCTGGCCCGGCGCAGCGGGGCGCGGGTGCTGGTGAACGGGTCATATTTTCACCCGCAGTCGTACGCCCCAGCGGGCGACATCGTGACCCAGGGGCGGCTGCTGACCTGGGGCCGCATTCCGCAGGCGCTGACCATCACGCCCGACAACCGCGCGGCCTTCCGGGTCAGTGCGGTGGCGGCCCTGGGGCGCCCACTGGATACCTCGTGGGCCGGGCTGGAAACCGTGGTGGCGACGGGGCCACGCATTCTCAGCAGCGGCCAGGTGGTGACACGTTACAGCACCGTGTTCCGCGATCCGGCGCTGTTTGGCCGCGCCGCCCGCAGCGCTGTGGGCCTGATCGGCAACCGTGACCTCGTATTTGTCAGCACCCACGCCCGCCTGACCACCACCGAGATGGGCAAAGTGATGACCCGCCTGGGCGTGCGCGACGCCCTGCTTCTGGACGGCGGCAGCAGCGCGGGGATCGCCTGGAATGGCCGCGCCGTGCTGGACAGCGTGCGTAAGGTCAGTTACGGGATTGGGGTCTTTACGGAGTATGCGGGGCGGCGGTACGTGAAATAG
- a CDS encoding chloramphenicol acetyltransferase yields the protein MKTLDLNTWPRRPHFDFFRGYTQPHFSVTAPVDITAFRAQVQGRQVAFTPAVTYVLSRAANELTPFRWRIWGDEVVEHERVHPSVTDAGAESELFHFCLLPYQPDAPGFLQGAAAALAASRAQPGLDEDPVQDNVLYLSSLPWVAFTAITHAMPLAPADSIPRLSTGRFTEVGGRWQMPLSVQVHHALMDGRHVGAYFEAVQTLLDDPVSLA from the coding sequence ATGAAGACCCTGGACCTGAACACCTGGCCGCGCCGGCCCCACTTTGACTTTTTCCGGGGCTACACCCAGCCGCATTTCAGCGTCACGGCCCCGGTGGACATCACGGCTTTCCGGGCCCAGGTGCAGGGGCGGCAGGTGGCCTTTACGCCAGCTGTGACCTACGTGCTGAGCCGCGCGGCCAACGAACTCACGCCCTTTCGCTGGCGGATTTGGGGGGACGAGGTGGTGGAGCATGAGCGCGTTCACCCCTCGGTGACCGACGCCGGGGCCGAGAGCGAGTTGTTTCATTTTTGCCTGCTGCCCTACCAGCCCGATGCACCGGGGTTTTTGCAGGGAGCCGCCGCCGCCCTGGCCGCCAGCCGCGCGCAGCCGGGCCTGGACGAAGACCCCGTGCAGGACAACGTGCTGTATCTCTCCAGCTTGCCCTGGGTCGCCTTTACCGCCATCACCCACGCCATGCCGCTGGCCCCGGCCGACTCTATTCCGCGCCTGAGCACCGGTCGGTTTACCGAGGTGGGCGGGCGCTGGCAGATGCCGCTGTCGGTGCAGGTCCACCACGCCCTGATGGACGGGCGCCACGTGGGCGCCTACTTTGAGGCGGTGCAGACGCTGCTGGACGACCCGGTGAGCCTGGCCTGA
- a CDS encoding ribosome-binding factor A has product MRTEQLQAQLLRVLSDAIAGLQDPRVPMIVTVERVALTPDYSLARVYVSSMSGEMEDLLEALRGARGHLQRQVADQVRLRRTPTLEFYAAGERW; this is encoded by the coding sequence ATGAGGACCGAGCAGCTGCAGGCACAACTGCTGCGCGTGCTGAGTGACGCTATTGCCGGACTGCAAGATCCCCGTGTGCCCATGATCGTGACGGTCGAGCGGGTGGCGCTGACCCCCGATTACAGCCTGGCGCGGGTGTACGTCAGCTCTATGTCTGGCGAGATGGAAGACCTGCTGGAAGCCCTGCGCGGCGCACGCGGGCACCTTCAGCGCCAAGTGGCCGATCAGGTGAGGCTGCGCCGCACGCCCACGCTGGAGTTCTACGCGGCTGGAGAGCGCTGGTGA
- a CDS encoding acyl-CoA thioesterase has translation MSAFVSVLRVRYAETDAMGVAHHAGYPVWFEVARTDAMHALGLPYREVEARGYYLMLSGLNVEYRRAARYDDELHIHARLSSVRSRTLTFTYEVRRAEEVLATGETRHIATDHTYRPARLPDDLLALLQGAVS, from the coding sequence GTGAGCGCCTTTGTCTCGGTGCTGCGCGTGCGCTACGCCGAGACCGACGCGATGGGGGTCGCCCACCACGCCGGCTATCCGGTGTGGTTCGAGGTGGCGCGCACCGACGCCATGCACGCGCTGGGGCTGCCGTACCGCGAGGTGGAGGCGCGCGGCTACTACCTGATGCTCTCGGGCCTGAACGTGGAGTACCGCCGCGCCGCTCGCTACGACGACGAACTGCACATTCACGCCCGCCTGAGCAGCGTGCGCTCCCGCACCCTGACCTTTACCTATGAGGTGCGCCGGGCAGAGGAAGTGCTGGCCACGGGCGAAACGCGCCACATTGCCACGGACCACACCTACCGCCCAGCCCGCCTGCCCGACGACCTGCTGGCGCTGCTGCAAGGCGCTGTCAGCTGA
- a CDS encoding NUDIX domain-containing protein, with product MSHLSRTLPVKRAAHVYLVQDGHLLLVEERMDDGSIFYGLPGGKALPGETLGDAAVRQVLVETGLTVTDLMFVSLLEGELLTGTRNECYAIFGRFTATFHGSIDPTDPEVVGVKWVPFDQIEGLVRYGPPPEVEERNPLLWVPTRDFVQGQPRSYYPI from the coding sequence ATGAGTCACCTGTCCCGTACCCTGCCGGTCAAGCGGGCCGCCCATGTCTATCTGGTACAGGACGGCCACCTGCTGCTGGTCGAAGAACGGATGGACGACGGCAGCATCTTTTATGGTTTGCCGGGCGGCAAGGCCCTGCCCGGCGAAACCCTGGGCGATGCGGCGGTGCGGCAGGTGCTGGTGGAAACCGGCCTGACCGTGACCGACCTGATGTTTGTCAGTCTGCTTGAAGGCGAACTGCTGACCGGCACCCGCAACGAGTGCTACGCCATTTTTGGCCGCTTTACCGCCACCTTCCACGGCTCGATAGACCCGACCGACCCCGAGGTCGTGGGGGTCAAATGGGTGCCGTTTGACCAGATCGAGGGGCTGGTGCGCTACGGCCCGCCCCCCGAGGTCGAAGAACGTAATCCGCTGCTGTGGGTGCCCACGCGCGACTTCGTGCAGGGCCAGCCCCGCTCGTACTACCCAATTTAA
- a CDS encoding M1 family metallopeptidase, producing MRRAALALTLTLLGAALGQPLPAPAWGDSVYPRLGQAGLDVTHYDVTLRVARPGTRALQGEVTLTVRAVRALPLLSLDYLGAAVTGVTWNGAAVPHERTPEKLLVRRPLAAGQTARVTVRFDGVTGEVPDPLLPGALGWQAVPGPGGGVNFAYSEPDGTRAFLPVNDHPADPATFTLRVTVPPGVTAAASGVQTGVQEVVAGRTFTFEQRQPIPPYALALHLGPLERVDRPAVVSGGKQVALRDYFPPGIPPAVRAPYARTGEILRVLGEWFGPYPFETYGSVVVTPPLPALETATLSTMPVTSSSVRVIVHEAAHQWFGNSVVLGDWADTWLNEGFATYAELVWAQSQGEDGQAMVQGWYARLQARGTRPLVARAADELFDGSAYARGALALHAVRVTVGDAAFKSFLHIYARQQAGQPTRTADLLRLVRAQLGQPADAVLRRWIESPTLPPLPGLQTP from the coding sequence GTGCGGCGGGCAGCGCTGGCCCTGACCCTCACGCTGCTGGGCGCGGCGCTGGGGCAGCCGCTCCCGGCGCCGGCTTGGGGCGATTCTGTCTATCCCCGGCTGGGCCAGGCCGGCCTGGATGTCACCCACTACGACGTGACGCTCCGCGTGGCCCGTCCCGGTACGCGCGCGCTTCAGGGCGAGGTGACCCTGACGGTGCGCGCCGTGAGGGCCTTGCCGCTGCTCAGCCTGGACTATCTGGGCGCGGCCGTGACGGGCGTGACCTGGAATGGTGCCGCCGTGCCGCACGAGCGTACCCCTGAAAAGCTGCTGGTGCGCCGTCCTCTGGCGGCGGGGCAAACCGCCCGCGTGACCGTGCGGTTTGACGGCGTGACGGGCGAGGTGCCTGACCCATTGCTGCCGGGTGCGCTGGGCTGGCAGGCGGTGCCGGGGCCTGGGGGCGGCGTCAACTTTGCTTACAGCGAGCCGGACGGCACCCGTGCCTTCCTGCCGGTCAACGACCACCCAGCCGATCCGGCGACCTTTACGCTGCGGGTCACGGTGCCCCCGGGCGTCACCGCCGCGGCCAGTGGAGTGCAGACCGGTGTGCAGGAGGTGGTGGCTGGCCGCACCTTTACCTTCGAGCAGCGCCAGCCCATTCCCCCATATGCCCTGGCCCTACACCTGGGGCCGCTGGAGCGGGTGGACCGGCCAGCGGTGGTCTCGGGAGGAAAGCAGGTGGCGCTGCGCGATTATTTCCCGCCGGGCATCCCGCCTGCGGTGCGCGCGCCTTACGCCCGCACTGGCGAGATTCTGCGTGTATTAGGCGAGTGGTTTGGGCCGTATCCCTTCGAGACCTACGGTTCGGTGGTGGTCACGCCGCCCCTGCCCGCGCTGGAAACCGCCACGCTGTCCACCATGCCCGTCACCTCCAGCTCGGTGCGCGTCATTGTGCATGAGGCGGCGCACCAGTGGTTCGGCAACAGCGTGGTGCTGGGCGACTGGGCCGACACCTGGCTGAACGAGGGCTTTGCCACCTACGCCGAACTGGTGTGGGCGCAGAGCCAGGGTGAGGATGGCCAGGCGATGGTGCAGGGCTGGTACGCCCGTTTGCAGGCGCGCGGCACCCGGCCCCTGGTGGCCCGCGCAGCGGACGAACTCTTTGACGGCAGCGCCTACGCACGTGGCGCCCTGGCCCTCCATGCGGTGCGAGTGACCGTGGGTGACGCGGCCTTTAAGAGCTTCCTGCACATCTACGCCCGCCAGCAGGCGGGGCAACCCACCCGCACGGCGGACCTGCTGAGGCTGGTGCGCGCGCAGCTCGGTCAGCCGGCCGACGCCGTCCTGCGCCGCTGGATAGAGTCGCCGACCCTGCCCCCACTGCCGGGCCTTCAGACCCCCTGA
- a CDS encoding BON domain-containing protein, producing MWPFGKSTADRVKDALNEQPRLKDLGLQVQERGGAVTVSGMVPNERYLPLIRVVAEGINGVKSVDVSGVTFEQASSAPAQNSAASPSSPSENAGQTTLPELKPQVAPTTGNLNAHPSAAQLQELEPMPEAEVAELEDRSRIAKAVLKALRGNGELADDPIDVLQSGKTVILRGVVDSDHEQRLAEKLAREVDGVAGVDTSGLRVAAGAKALVKEKDETSGDTVYTVKAGDSLSEIAQKYYGDAMQYKKIAHYNNISNPDLIQPGQKLRIPG from the coding sequence ATGTGGCCTTTTGGAAAGAGCACAGCGGACCGCGTCAAGGACGCGCTGAACGAGCAGCCTCGCCTGAAAGACCTGGGGCTCCAGGTTCAGGAACGCGGCGGCGCGGTCACGGTGAGCGGGATGGTGCCCAACGAGCGCTACCTGCCTCTGATTCGCGTGGTGGCGGAGGGCATTAACGGCGTGAAGAGCGTAGACGTGAGTGGCGTGACCTTCGAGCAGGCCAGCTCTGCACCGGCGCAGAACAGTGCCGCCTCTCCTTCAAGCCCGTCAGAGAATGCGGGCCAGACCACCCTGCCGGAACTCAAGCCCCAGGTGGCCCCCACGACCGGCAACCTGAACGCCCATCCCAGTGCCGCCCAGCTCCAGGAACTGGAGCCCATGCCAGAGGCGGAAGTGGCCGAACTGGAGGACCGCAGCCGTATCGCCAAAGCTGTCCTGAAGGCGCTGCGCGGCAACGGAGAACTGGCCGACGACCCCATTGACGTGCTGCAAAGCGGCAAGACCGTCATCCTGCGCGGCGTGGTGGACAGTGACCATGAGCAGCGGCTGGCCGAGAAGCTGGCCCGCGAGGTGGACGGGGTGGCGGGTGTGGATACCAGTGGTCTGCGTGTGGCGGCGGGCGCCAAGGCTCTGGTGAAGGAGAAGGACGAGACCAGCGGTGACACGGTGTACACCGTCAAAGCCGGCGACAGCCTCTCGGAAATTGCCCAGAAGTATTACGGCGACGCCATGCAGTACAAGAAGATTGCCCATTACAACAACATCAGCAACCCCGACCTGATTCAGCCGGGCCAGAAGCTGCGCATTCCGGGCTAA
- a CDS encoding PadR family transcriptional regulator — protein sequence MDINLFKGNLDLILLSVLERESGYGLDLAKRVQALTDGAITLNAGSLYPALHRLERAGFLQTSETTLARGGPPVRTYVLTDAGRAELVRRREGYSAFDRVLRSLW from the coding sequence ATGGATATCAATCTTTTCAAGGGCAACCTGGACCTGATCTTGCTGAGTGTGCTGGAACGCGAAAGCGGGTATGGCCTGGACTTGGCCAAGCGGGTGCAGGCGCTGACCGATGGGGCCATTACCCTGAACGCGGGCAGCCTCTATCCCGCGCTGCACCGCCTGGAGCGCGCGGGATTCTTGCAGACCAGTGAAACCACGCTGGCGCGGGGCGGGCCCCCGGTGCGCACCTACGTCCTGACCGACGCGGGCCGCGCCGAACTCGTGCGCCGCCGCGAAGGGTACTCGGCTTTTGACCGGGTGCTCCGGAGTCTGTGGTGA